From Hyalangium minutum, the proteins below share one genomic window:
- a CDS encoding type I polyketide synthase: MKPAVPSSTLEPIALIGMACRFPGGADSLDDFWKLLRQGTDAMAAVPADRWDAAAYYDADPNASGKIHAQRAGFLRQVDQFDAEFWGISAREAESMDPQQRLLLEVAHEALEHALQPTEELAGSRTGVFVGISTDDYGRMMSPSDVYSGTGAFFSVAAGRLSYLLDLRGPAISVDTACSSSLVALHLACQSLRSGECDLAIVAGVNVIASPDKSIYFSSLRALSPDGRSKTFDASADGYGRGEGCGVLVLKRQTDAAKQGDRVLARVRGTAVNQDGRSNGLTAPNGLAQEAVLREALSRSGLKPGDLQYIEAHGTGTPLGDPIEIEALGSVLCQRRSASDPLLVGSVKTNIGHLEAAAGVAGIIKVVLSLQHKQIPPHLHLKNPNPLIPWNELALKVPVDLTPWPSRASRMAGVSSFGISGTNAHVILEEAPAEPPPAPVEWDDSKGVLLPLSARSTQALRSLALSYAQLLDSGSFDSLLPQLSFSSGTRRSHHPHRLAVAGRSPQELAASLRSFCEQPSSQPRSSPPRIAFVFPGQGSQWLGMGRQLYSSEPVFRQALDSFDAAVLKLSGWSILQELFSDAPHPRLLSDVDVIQPCIVALQLALASLWRSWGVVPEVVIGQSMGEVSAACFAGALSLEDAARVICARSSLAKRTSGQGAMATVELSSDQLTPLLEPSVSIAAINGPSSCLVSGEAAAVHRLISSLSSSGVFCRPVKVDYASHSPQMEPLRQPLLDALHGVSGLNSLIPLRSTVTNSWLDGSQLGPDYWFSNLRQPVLLFPAVHSLLSEDSIDLLLEISPHPVLIPSLEQAVSLAKVDCAVLPSLRREQPERLTLLSSLAALFSRGLNPHFSNLLPPSLKPLPLPSYPWQRKRHWIAAPARTGAGRPQDAGAHPLLGHGLVSSVQQGARLWETELSLQGVPYLSEHTVEGRPILPGAAYLEMALSAAVQAFGRGTFTLEDVTLHEAMELQESAPRTVQLAMTETRTGAGSFRISSREPTASGTGGWTLHASGTVHVEAASPSATERHDLGATQARCPERVSRDAHYASLQARRLQHGTAFAGIVDVWRSSNEALARICSPERRAFDGQSYRIDPALLDSALQASLATLSGYPSSQNSAPVVPTGWQTVRVHGIPNHAGELWSHASLKSHDEAAGETRVDLALLDSSGRVLVEVLGLRMKRLGSAASSARSVLAIEWRAAPAAETPARQPGSTQGAWVLVSQEPDEALAAALQQQLEAHGRSVLRIHAGRLAASGGPAASDALLQEALGNATSCEGVVLLASPAAGTSVEPMSAVEAGEPAWSSALTLVQTLTRRRWRDAPRLWLVTRAAQPFGSSPSEGSLTTSPLWGFGRTLAYEHPELRCTRVDLGSLSGKEEAERLAAELLSEPREEEIALRPDGRYSAQLVQREPRPPALITAPAKGRPFRLEIDAPGSLDRLSLRETERRAPGPGEVEIAVKAAGLNFLDVLVALGVITNDPQAPSSFLGVECAGTVVSTGEGVTGLRPGDRVVALVPGAFASFITTSAHLVSPIPGTLTFAEATTLPIAHTTAYFALAHKARLAKGERVLIHSAAGAVGEAALQWARHIGAEIFTTVGTEEKREHLKSLGVRFISDSRSLRFVEDIREWTGGEGVDVILNSLSGEAIPKGLELLRDDGRFIELGKRDYLDNAQLGSRPFLKGLSFSLVDLRAMLLKRPEQLGQLLREVLALVEQGTLKPIPHRAFPIAEAAEAFRAMSQGRHLGKLVLEFEETSTPIAAPRWAGHFRPDATYLVTGGLGGLGLSLARWMVERGARHLVLASRSGADSKVEEPLAALRRTGAEVQAVRADVANRAEVARLLEGIATSGRPLRGVFHLAGLLDDALLAQQDRERFRRVLAPKVDGAWNLHVLTQDLPLDLFVLYSSVASLVGSPGQANYAAANAFLDALAEYRRAHGLPALSLGWGPFSEAGLAAAQANRGSRVQERGMASLTPAEGETLLATLLGRDEAHVGVVQLDVRQWLDFYPTLASSTLFSQLARGSEGATRQDAAPRQAILAAAPERRRMLMERFVRDQLARVLRADPTHIPATAPLKTLGLDSLTGLELRNRLESGTALKLSSTLIWTYSSVSALAEHLLGLIAPVEPQPPSSAPPKQTEEERLYAEAKTMSDEHLMAELARELEDAEQEA, from the coding sequence ATGAAGCCCGCGGTGCCCTCTTCCACTCTCGAGCCCATTGCCCTCATCGGCATGGCGTGCCGTTTTCCCGGCGGTGCGGACTCCCTGGATGACTTCTGGAAGCTGCTCCGCCAGGGCACGGACGCCATGGCCGCGGTCCCCGCTGACCGCTGGGACGCGGCCGCCTACTACGACGCCGACCCGAACGCCTCGGGGAAGATCCATGCTCAGCGCGCCGGTTTCCTCCGGCAGGTGGATCAGTTCGACGCCGAGTTCTGGGGCATCTCCGCGCGCGAGGCCGAGAGCATGGATCCTCAGCAGCGGCTGCTGCTGGAGGTCGCGCACGAGGCGCTCGAGCACGCGCTGCAGCCCACCGAGGAGCTCGCCGGGAGCCGTACGGGCGTCTTCGTGGGCATCTCCACGGATGACTACGGGCGGATGATGAGCCCGTCTGACGTCTACTCGGGCACCGGCGCGTTCTTCAGCGTCGCCGCAGGGCGCCTCTCCTATCTGTTGGATCTGCGGGGGCCCGCAATCTCGGTAGACACCGCCTGTTCGTCATCCCTGGTGGCACTGCACCTGGCCTGCCAGAGCCTGCGCTCCGGAGAGTGCGATCTGGCGATCGTGGCGGGCGTCAACGTCATCGCCAGCCCGGACAAGAGCATCTACTTCTCCAGCCTGAGGGCCTTGTCGCCGGATGGCCGGAGCAAGACGTTCGATGCCAGCGCGGATGGCTACGGCCGGGGCGAGGGGTGTGGCGTCCTGGTGCTGAAGCGGCAGACGGACGCCGCGAAGCAGGGGGACCGTGTGCTGGCGCGGGTGCGTGGCACGGCGGTCAACCAGGATGGGCGCAGCAATGGATTGACCGCGCCCAATGGCCTGGCCCAGGAAGCGGTGCTGCGAGAGGCGCTCTCGCGCTCGGGCCTGAAGCCGGGGGATCTGCAGTACATCGAGGCGCACGGCACGGGCACACCTCTCGGGGATCCGATCGAGATCGAGGCGCTCGGGTCCGTGCTGTGCCAGCGGCGATCTGCTTCGGATCCGCTGCTCGTCGGATCGGTGAAGACGAACATCGGCCACCTGGAGGCGGCCGCAGGCGTCGCGGGCATCATCAAGGTGGTCCTGTCCCTGCAGCACAAGCAGATCCCACCGCACCTGCACCTGAAGAACCCGAACCCGCTCATTCCCTGGAACGAGCTGGCCCTGAAGGTGCCTGTCGATCTGACCCCGTGGCCCTCGCGCGCTTCTCGGATGGCAGGGGTGAGCTCGTTCGGAATCAGTGGGACCAACGCCCATGTCATCCTCGAGGAGGCTCCTGCTGAGCCGCCCCCGGCTCCCGTCGAATGGGATGACTCCAAGGGCGTGCTGCTGCCCCTCTCCGCTCGCTCCACTCAAGCCCTGCGCTCCCTGGCTCTCTCCTACGCTCAGCTCCTGGACTCCGGCTCCTTCGACTCTCTGCTGCCTCAGCTCTCCTTCTCTTCAGGCACTCGCCGCTCTCACCACCCCCACCGCCTGGCTGTCGCTGGCCGCTCTCCCCAGGAACTGGCTGCCTCTCTTCGCTCCTTCTGCGAGCAGCCCTCCTCTCAGCCTCGCTCCTCTCCTCCCAGAATCGCCTTCGTCTTCCCGGGCCAGGGCTCTCAGTGGCTTGGCATGGGCCGACAGCTCTACTCCTCCGAGCCTGTCTTCCGTCAGGCTCTCGACTCCTTTGACGCCGCCGTCCTCAAACTCTCTGGCTGGTCCATTCTTCAGGAGCTCTTCTCCGACGCTCCTCACCCTCGCCTTCTCTCCGACGTCGACGTCATCCAGCCCTGCATCGTCGCCCTCCAGCTCGCCCTGGCCTCCCTCTGGCGCTCCTGGGGCGTCGTCCCAGAAGTCGTCATCGGCCAGAGCATGGGCGAAGTCAGCGCCGCTTGCTTCGCCGGCGCTCTGTCCCTCGAGGATGCTGCTCGCGTCATCTGCGCTCGCAGCTCCCTGGCCAAGCGCACCAGCGGCCAGGGCGCCATGGCCACCGTGGAACTCTCCTCGGACCAGCTGACTCCTCTTCTCGAGCCCTCCGTCTCCATCGCCGCCATCAACGGCCCCTCCTCCTGTCTCGTCTCAGGCGAGGCCGCTGCCGTCCATCGCCTCATCTCTTCTCTCTCCTCCTCTGGCGTCTTCTGCCGCCCCGTCAAAGTCGACTACGCCTCTCACAGTCCTCAGATGGAGCCTCTTCGCCAGCCTCTGCTCGACGCACTCCACGGCGTCTCGGGCCTCAACTCCCTCATCCCCCTTCGCTCCACCGTCACCAACTCCTGGCTCGACGGCTCTCAGCTCGGGCCCGACTACTGGTTCTCTAACCTCCGTCAGCCCGTCCTCCTCTTCCCTGCTGTCCATTCCCTCCTCTCTGAGGACTCCATCGACCTGCTCCTGGAGATCAGCCCTCACCCTGTCCTCATTCCCTCCCTGGAGCAGGCTGTCTCCCTGGCCAAAGTCGACTGCGCTGTCCTTCCTTCTCTTCGCCGCGAGCAGCCTGAGCGCCTCACACTTCTCTCCTCTCTGGCCGCCCTTTTCTCTCGCGGCTTGAACCCACACTTCTCCAACCTCCTCCCTCCTTCCCTCAAGCCTCTCCCTCTTCCCTCTTACCCCTGGCAACGAAAGCGGCACTGGATCGCAGCCCCTGCGCGCACGGGTGCCGGACGCCCACAGGATGCCGGGGCCCATCCGCTGCTGGGACACGGACTCGTCTCCTCGGTGCAGCAAGGGGCCCGCCTCTGGGAGACCGAGCTCAGCCTCCAGGGAGTGCCGTACCTCTCCGAGCACACGGTCGAGGGGAGGCCCATCCTCCCCGGAGCGGCCTATCTGGAGATGGCCCTCTCCGCAGCAGTCCAGGCTTTCGGGCGTGGCACCTTCACTCTGGAGGATGTCACCCTGCACGAGGCCATGGAGCTGCAGGAATCGGCTCCTCGCACCGTGCAGCTCGCGATGACCGAGACCCGCACGGGGGCTGGCTCCTTCCGCATCTCGAGCCGCGAGCCCACAGCGAGTGGCACGGGAGGATGGACGCTGCATGCCAGCGGCACCGTTCATGTGGAGGCCGCGAGCCCGTCCGCGACCGAGCGGCACGACCTCGGCGCCACCCAGGCCCGCTGCCCTGAGCGCGTCTCGAGAGACGCCCACTACGCCTCGCTCCAGGCCCGGCGGCTGCAGCACGGCACAGCCTTTGCCGGCATCGTCGATGTCTGGCGCTCCTCGAACGAGGCGCTCGCCCGCATCTGCTCACCCGAGCGTCGAGCCTTCGATGGCCAGTCCTACCGGATCGATCCCGCGCTCCTGGACTCTGCGCTCCAAGCGTCCCTGGCGACGCTGAGCGGGTATCCGTCCTCCCAGAACTCCGCGCCCGTGGTCCCCACCGGTTGGCAGACCGTGCGCGTGCATGGCATCCCGAATCATGCCGGTGAGCTGTGGAGCCACGCCTCGCTCAAGAGCCACGATGAGGCAGCGGGCGAGACTCGGGTGGACCTGGCCTTGCTGGACTCCTCGGGACGCGTGCTCGTCGAGGTGCTCGGCCTGCGCATGAAGCGGCTAGGATCCGCGGCCAGCTCGGCCCGCTCCGTCCTGGCCATCGAGTGGCGCGCCGCTCCCGCAGCCGAGACTCCGGCCCGACAGCCCGGCAGCACTCAGGGGGCTTGGGTCCTGGTCTCCCAAGAGCCTGACGAGGCTCTGGCCGCGGCGCTCCAGCAGCAATTGGAGGCGCATGGAAGGTCCGTGCTCCGCATCCACGCGGGCCGTCTCGCTGCCAGTGGCGGGCCAGCGGCCTCGGATGCGTTGCTTCAGGAGGCGCTGGGCAACGCCACCTCGTGCGAGGGCGTCGTCCTCCTCGCCAGCCCCGCGGCGGGTACCTCCGTGGAGCCAATGTCCGCAGTGGAGGCAGGTGAGCCGGCGTGGTCGAGTGCCCTCACCCTCGTCCAGACCCTGACGCGGAGGCGCTGGCGCGATGCCCCACGCCTCTGGCTGGTCACCCGGGCAGCCCAACCGTTCGGCTCCAGCCCCTCGGAAGGTTCACTCACCACCTCACCCCTCTGGGGCTTCGGGAGGACGCTCGCGTACGAGCACCCCGAGCTGCGGTGCACCCGTGTGGACCTGGGTTCCCTCTCCGGCAAGGAGGAGGCCGAGCGCCTGGCCGCGGAGCTCCTGTCCGAGCCCCGCGAAGAGGAGATCGCGCTCCGCCCGGACGGACGGTATTCCGCCCAGCTCGTGCAGCGGGAGCCGCGTCCCCCTGCCCTGATCACCGCTCCCGCGAAGGGGCGGCCCTTCCGGTTGGAGATCGATGCTCCAGGCTCACTCGATCGCCTCTCCCTGCGAGAGACCGAGCGCCGCGCTCCAGGCCCTGGCGAGGTGGAGATCGCCGTCAAGGCAGCGGGTCTGAACTTCCTCGACGTCCTCGTGGCGCTCGGCGTGATCACCAACGATCCCCAGGCTCCGTCGTCCTTCCTGGGCGTGGAGTGCGCCGGGACCGTGGTCTCCACGGGCGAAGGCGTCACCGGCCTACGTCCGGGAGACCGGGTGGTGGCGCTCGTGCCCGGCGCGTTTGCCTCCTTCATCACGACGTCCGCCCACCTGGTCTCGCCCATCCCCGGCACGCTCACGTTCGCGGAGGCGACGACCCTCCCGATCGCCCACACCACCGCCTACTTCGCCCTGGCCCACAAGGCGAGGCTCGCGAAGGGCGAGCGCGTCCTCATCCACTCCGCCGCGGGAGCCGTGGGCGAGGCAGCCCTCCAGTGGGCCCGCCATATCGGCGCGGAGATCTTCACGACCGTGGGTACCGAGGAGAAGCGCGAACACCTGAAGTCGCTCGGGGTGCGCTTCATCTCCGACTCGCGCTCGCTGCGCTTCGTGGAGGACATCCGCGAGTGGACGGGCGGCGAAGGCGTGGATGTCATCCTCAACAGCCTCTCGGGAGAGGCCATCCCCAAGGGCCTGGAGCTGCTCCGCGACGATGGGCGCTTCATCGAGCTGGGCAAGCGGGACTACCTGGACAACGCGCAGCTCGGCTCGCGGCCCTTCCTCAAGGGGTTGTCCTTCTCGCTCGTGGACCTGCGCGCCATGCTGCTCAAGCGGCCGGAGCAGCTGGGCCAGCTCCTGCGAGAGGTGCTGGCGCTGGTGGAGCAAGGCACGCTGAAGCCCATCCCGCACCGCGCCTTCCCCATCGCCGAGGCTGCCGAGGCCTTCCGCGCCATGAGCCAGGGTCGGCACCTCGGGAAGCTCGTTCTCGAGTTCGAGGAGACGTCGACGCCCATCGCCGCGCCGCGCTGGGCAGGCCACTTCCGGCCGGATGCCACCTACCTGGTGACGGGTGGACTCGGCGGACTCGGGCTGTCCCTGGCGCGGTGGATGGTGGAGCGAGGCGCCCGGCACCTCGTGCTCGCCAGCCGGAGTGGCGCGGACTCCAAGGTAGAGGAGCCTCTGGCAGCCCTGAGACGCACGGGCGCGGAGGTTCAGGCCGTGCGCGCGGATGTGGCGAACCGGGCCGAGGTCGCCCGGTTGCTGGAGGGTATTGCCACCTCGGGCCGACCCCTGCGCGGCGTGTTCCACCTGGCGGGTCTGCTGGACGATGCGCTGCTCGCGCAGCAGGACCGGGAGCGCTTCCGCCGGGTGTTGGCGCCCAAGGTGGACGGAGCGTGGAACCTGCACGTGCTGACCCAGGACCTGCCGCTGGACCTGTTCGTCCTCTACTCCTCGGTGGCGTCGCTGGTGGGCTCGCCTGGGCAGGCCAACTACGCCGCGGCCAACGCGTTCCTCGACGCGCTCGCGGAGTACCGGCGAGCCCACGGATTGCCGGCGCTCAGCCTCGGCTGGGGGCCCTTCTCCGAAGCCGGACTCGCGGCCGCCCAGGCCAACCGCGGCAGCCGCGTCCAGGAGCGTGGCATGGCGAGCCTCACTCCCGCCGAGGGCGAGACGCTGCTCGCGACCCTCCTCGGCCGGGACGAGGCCCACGTCGGCGTGGTCCAGTTGGATGTCCGGCAGTGGCTGGACTTCTATCCCACCCTGGCTTCCTCCACCCTCTTCTCGCAGTTGGCGCGGGGCTCCGAGGGCGCTACCCGCCAGGACGCGGCGCCTCGCCAGGCGATCCTCGCAGCGGCACCCGAGCGGCGCAGGATGCTGATGGAGCGCTTCGTCCGTGACCAGCTCGCCCGCGTGCTGCGAGCGGACCCGACGCATATCCCCGCCACTGCGCCGCTCAAGACGCTGGGCCTGGACTCGCTCACGGGCCTGGAGCTGCGCAACCGGCTGGAGTCCGGGACGGCGCTCAAGCTGTCGTCCACGCTGATCTGGACCTACTCGAGCGTGTCGGCGCTGGCGGAGCACCTGCTGGGGCTCATCGCGCCGGTGGAGCCTCAGCCCCCGAGCAGCGCTCCGCCAAAGCAGACGGAGGAAGAGCGGCTGTACGCAGAGGCCAAGACCATGTCCGACGAGCACCTCATGGCCGAGCTGGCACGTGAGCTGGAAGACGCGGAGCAGGAAGCATGA